A single Streptomyces sp. Edi2 DNA region contains:
- a CDS encoding NUDIX hydrolase → MAIKDTPEEWTVTATTTPFTGNKTSVRTDTVVMPDGSTVTRDYQVHPGSVAVLALDDEGRVLVLRQYRHPVRQKLWEIPAGLLDVPGENPLHAAQRELYEEAHVKAADWRVLTDVYTTPGGCDEAVRIFLARDLSEAEGERFEVSEEEADMELARVPHDELVRLVLAGDLHNNCLVVGVLALTAARVGEGLDALRPADAPWPARPFEA, encoded by the coding sequence ATGGCGATCAAGGACACCCCGGAGGAGTGGACGGTCACCGCGACCACGACGCCGTTCACCGGGAACAAGACCAGCGTGCGCACCGATACGGTCGTGATGCCGGACGGCTCCACCGTCACCCGCGACTACCAGGTCCACCCCGGCTCCGTGGCCGTCCTCGCGCTCGACGACGAGGGCCGGGTGCTGGTGCTGCGCCAGTACCGCCACCCCGTACGCCAGAAGCTGTGGGAGATCCCCGCCGGGCTCCTCGACGTCCCCGGTGAGAACCCGCTGCACGCCGCGCAGCGCGAGCTGTACGAGGAGGCGCACGTCAAGGCCGCGGACTGGCGGGTGCTGACCGATGTCTACACCACGCCCGGCGGCTGCGACGAGGCCGTACGGATCTTCCTCGCCCGTGATCTGTCCGAGGCAGAGGGCGAGCGGTTCGAGGTCTCCGAGGAGGAGGCCGACATGGAGCTGGCGCGGGTGCCGCACGACGAGCTGGTCCGCCTGGTACTCGCCGGTGATCTGCACAACAACTGCCTCGTCGTGGGGGTGCTGGCGCTGACCGCAGCCCGGGTTGGGGAGGGCCTGGACGCACTGCGGCCGGCCGAT
- a CDS encoding CTP synthase: MPPKSTTTKHLFVTGGVASSLGKGLTASSLGALLKARGLRVTMQKLDPYLNVDPGTMNPFQHGEVFVTNDGAETDLDIGHYERFLDVDLDGSANVTTGQVYNTVIAKERRGEYLGDTVQVIPHITNEIKHRIRRMATEDVDVVITEVGGTVGDIESLPFLETVRQVRHEVGRDNVFVVHISLLPYIGPSGELKTKPTQHSVAALRNIGIQPDAIVLRADREVPTAIKRKISLMCDVDEAAVVAAIDAPSIYDIPKVLHTEGLDAYVVRKLDLPFRDVNWTQWEDLLDRVHNPDHEVKVALVGKYIDLPDAYLSVTEALRAGGFANKTRVKLKWVTSDDCKTPAGAAQQLDDCDAVCIPGGFGDRGVDGKVGAITYARENKLPLLGLCLGLQCVVIEAARNLAGIEGANSTEFDPAAADPVISTMAEQMDIVAGEGDMGGTMRLGMYPAKLAEGSIVREVYDDQPYVEERHRHRYEVNNAYRGELEKKAGLQFSGTSPDNKLVEYVEYPREVHPYLVATQAHPELRSRPTRPHPLFAGLVKAAVARKTGTAK, encoded by the coding sequence ATGCCGCCCAAATCCACGACGACCAAGCACCTCTTCGTCACGGGGGGCGTCGCCTCCTCGCTGGGCAAGGGGCTCACCGCCTCCAGCCTGGGTGCTCTCCTCAAGGCGCGGGGCCTGCGGGTCACGATGCAGAAGCTCGACCCGTACCTGAACGTCGACCCGGGAACGATGAACCCGTTCCAGCACGGTGAGGTCTTCGTCACCAACGACGGCGCCGAGACCGACCTGGACATCGGCCACTACGAGCGCTTCCTCGACGTCGACCTCGACGGCAGCGCGAACGTCACCACCGGCCAGGTCTACAACACCGTGATCGCCAAGGAGCGGCGCGGCGAGTACCTCGGTGACACCGTGCAGGTCATCCCGCACATCACCAACGAGATCAAGCACCGCATCCGGCGGATGGCGACCGAGGACGTCGACGTCGTCATCACCGAGGTCGGCGGCACCGTCGGCGACATCGAGTCGCTGCCGTTCCTGGAGACCGTCCGCCAGGTCCGCCACGAGGTCGGCCGGGACAACGTCTTCGTCGTCCACATCTCGCTGCTCCCCTACATCGGCCCCTCCGGTGAGCTGAAGACCAAGCCGACCCAGCACTCGGTCGCGGCGCTGCGCAACATCGGTATCCAGCCCGACGCGATCGTGCTGCGTGCCGACCGCGAGGTGCCCACCGCGATCAAGCGCAAGATCTCGCTGATGTGCGACGTCGACGAGGCCGCGGTCGTCGCCGCGATCGACGCCCCGTCGATCTACGACATCCCCAAGGTGCTGCACACCGAGGGCCTGGACGCCTATGTCGTACGGAAGCTGGACCTCCCGTTCCGCGACGTGAACTGGACCCAGTGGGAGGACCTGCTCGACCGCGTCCACAACCCCGACCACGAGGTCAAGGTCGCGCTGGTCGGCAAGTACATCGACCTGCCGGACGCCTACCTCTCGGTCACCGAGGCGCTGCGGGCCGGCGGCTTCGCGAACAAGACCCGCGTGAAGCTGAAGTGGGTCACCTCCGACGACTGCAAGACCCCGGCCGGCGCCGCCCAGCAGCTCGACGACTGCGACGCCGTCTGCATCCCCGGCGGCTTCGGCGACCGCGGCGTGGACGGCAAGGTCGGCGCGATCACCTACGCCCGGGAGAACAAGCTCCCGCTGCTCGGCCTGTGCCTGGGCCTGCAGTGCGTGGTCATCGAGGCGGCCCGCAACCTGGCCGGCATCGAGGGCGCGAACTCCACCGAGTTCGACCCGGCCGCCGCCGACCCGGTGATCTCCACGATGGCCGAGCAGATGGACATCGTCGCAGGTGAGGGCGATATGGGCGGCACGATGCGGCTGGGTATGTACCCGGCCAAGCTCGCCGAGGGCTCCATCGTCCGCGAGGTCTACGACGACCAGCCGTACGTCGAGGAGCGCCACCGCCACCGCTACGAGGTCAACAACGCCTACCGCGGTGAGCTGGAGAAGAAGGCCGGGCTGCAGTTCTCCGGCACCTCCCCGGACAACAAGCTCGTCGAGTACGTCGAGTACCCGCGCGAGGTGCACCCCTACCTCGTCGCCACCCAGGCGCACCCCGAGCTGCGCTCCCGTCCGACCCGCCCGCACCCGCTCTTCGCCGGGCTGGTGAAGGCCGCGGTCGCGCGCAAGACGGGCACCGCGAAGTAA